Part of the Thermodesulfobacteriota bacterium genome, GGGAACGGGGAACGGGGAACGGGGAACCGCGTGCGGCCCGGGGGTCTGCCCCGGGGCAGCACGCGAACGTTACATCCAGAGCACCCACGCCCCCTGGATGTTCTCCATCAGCCAGTCGCCCCCGGCGTTCTTCACCCAGGGGTGCTTCTTGTCGTCCACGGCGCCCGAGTACTCGGCGCAGGGGGGGCAGACGCCGAAGGTGGCGCCGCGCTTTCGCACGTCTTCCATGATCTCCAGAGCGTTGCCGAACTTCTTGAAGATGGGGGACTCCACCCGGGCCGTCTTGTCCACGTGGGCCAGGTCGGCGCCGGCGAGCGTCATCCACACGTGCAGCTGCCCCCAGCCCTTCTTGGCCACCACCTGGGCCATGAGGAGGGCGAAGATGGCGCGGTTGGGGTCGTCGCCCCCGTGGGTGACGACGATGACGTACTTGCCCTTCTTCTCCACGTCGGCGAAGGCCTGACCGCCCAGGAGCGAGCCTACCCCGGCGGCCCCCAGCCCGGCGCCCAGGACCTTGAGGAAGCCCGAGCGGTCCATCGTCCCCTCGGCGGCTCCCCCCGTGTCTTTTCTTTGCTCGTCCATCGTCTCCTCCTCAGCGGCGCGCGACACCGCGAAACGGGGGCGGCCCATCCGCCCGACTCTGCACAGAGAAGAGCCCGGAAGGCGCGGCAGACGCAAATCGGGAGTTTCGATGGAAATCGGGCCGCGGATTGCCGCCCGTGATGGGGGCTGCGGGGAGGGCGACCTTCTTGCCCCGTCCGCCGTCGCCTGCTATAGAGTCGGGGCACGCTCTTCCGAGGAGGACTGCCGTGTCTGCGTCTGCGCGGGCGAAGGGATTCGCGGCCGTGGTGTTCACGGACCTGGACGGAACCCTGCTCGACCACCACACCTACGACTTCGAGCCGGCGCGGCCGGCGCTGGAGGCGTTGCGCGACGCCGGGGTTGCGCTCGTGCTCTGCTCCTCGAAGACACGCCCGGAGATTCTGGCGGTGCAGGCGCGCCTCGGGATCGGAGGCCCGTTCATCCCCGAGAACGGCGGTGCGGTTCTCCTCGCGGGCGGGGGGCCGCTGGAGGCGGTCTTTCCCGAGCGCGTCGGGGGCCTGCCCGCCCGGGTTTTCGGTGCCCCGTACCCGGAGCTGCGCGCGGCGCTTGAAGAGCTGCGGCGCCGTCACGGTGCCGGCGTGCGGGGGTTCGGCGACATGGACGACGGGGAGGTGGCCCGGTGTACCGGGCTGCCTGCGGATCAGGCCCGGCTGGCGCGCGAGCGCGATTTCGACGAGCCGTTTGTGTGGTCGCCGCCGCCGGGGGAGGCCGACGTGGCTCGTGCGCGGGCCTGGCTCGCCGGGCACGGGCTGCACCTCACCCGGGGGGGGCGCTTCTGGCACCTGCTGGGCCCTTCGGACAAGGGGCGGGCCGTGCGGTGGCTCCTCGAGGCTGCGACCCGGCTCTCGGGGCGGGAGCCGGCCTCCCTGGCCCTGGGAGACAGCGAAAACGACCTGCCCATGCTGGAGGCGGTTTGCGTCGGGGTGCTGGTGGAGCGCCCCGGCGGAGGCCACCTCACCCCCCGCCCCCCCGGCATCCGCACGGTGAACGGGGTAGGCCCGGCCGGGTGGCGCCGCGCGGTCCTGGCGTGGCTGGAAGACGTGGAGCATGGGGCGCGTGACGGGTGACGGGTGACGGGGGACGCGGGGCGGGGAGATTCTTGTCTCGCAAGAAATAGCCGACGGCCGCAGTTTCCGGGGCATAAGAGGAGGAAAGACATGTCTGACTTCTTTCAGAACGGCGTCATCACGACGTTGCAGGAGCTCGGTGTCCGCGATCTCCCCCGGATGGAGGCGGAGCTCCTGGAATTCACCCAGGAGCGACCCCTCGTGCTGGTGCTGCCGTGTCTGTATTCCGAACTCCAGGGGGCGGCGCTGCCGGGCATCGTCGATCACCTGCGGGAAGTTCCGTATCTCCGGGAGATCGTGGTGAGCCTGGGGAGCGCAGGGCCTGCCGAGTTCGCCCACGCGCGGGAGTACTTCTCGCGCCTGCCCCAGAAGGTGCGCATCCTGTGGAACGACGGCCCCCGCATCTCGGAGCTCAAGAATAGGCTGGGTGAGCTGGGTCTCTATCTCGGGGAACCCGGCAAGGGGCTCGCGGCGTGGCTCGCCTACGGGTATGCCCTGGGGGACGAGTCGGCCCGGGCCATCGCCCTTCACGACTGCGACATTCTCACCTACGATCGGATTCTCCTGGCGCGTCTGGCCTACCCCATCGTGGCACCCACCCTCGACTACATGTTCTGCAAGGGGTACTACACCCGGGTGACCGACCGGCTCCACGGCCGGGCGACCCGGATCTTCGTGACCCCCCTGGTGCGGGCACTCCAGAAGATGCTCGGACACACCCCGTTTCTCCTGTACCTCGACAGCTTCCGTTACCCCCTCGCCGGGGAGTTCTGCATGGACGCGGATCTTGCCCGGACGAACCGGATCCCCTCCAACTGGGGGCTCGAGGTGGGGACCCTGGCCGAGGTGTTCCGCAACTACTCCACGCGCCGGGTGTGCCAGGTGGACCTGGGGATCGACTACGAGCACAAGCACCAGGAGGCCGGGTTCGACGCGCCCAAGCCCGCGGGCCTCCTGCGCATGACCCGGGAGATCGCGTCCACCCTCTTCCAGGCCCTGGCGAGCGAAGGGGTGATCCTGTCCTCCGCGTTCTTCCGGAGCCTGCGCGCTGCGTACCTGCGGTGCGCCCAGGACGCCATCGGGCAGTACTCGGACGTCTCCGCCCTCAACGGGCTGGTCTACGACCGCCATGCGGAGGACACCCTGGCCGAGGGCTTCGGCCGGGCACTGGAGCGGGCGGGCGAGGACTTCCTGGAGAACCCCCTGGGAGCTCCCTCCATTCCCAACTGGAACCGCGTGGAAGCGGCCATGCCCAAGGTGTACCGCCGGCTGCGGGATGCGGTGGAGGCGGACTGCCGGGATGGGGGCTGAGAGCCCCCCCGCCAGGGCTCAGCCTGTTTCGACCTGTGTGGGTTGGCATCGATCGAGCCCGTCGAACCCGAGGACTCGGCGGTACGGGTGGGTAACCGTAGGGGCGCACAGCTGAGCGCCCGCGAGGGCGGCGGCAATCGTCCCTTGGGGCGGGCGCACGCGGTGCGCCCCTACACCCCCGGCCTCGCGTCACCGGCCTCCAGGGAGCACCTGACTGCGAACGCCACGGTCCTGGAACTCCCCGGGCGCCCGTTGCGCGGATCTTCCACGCGATCCGGAAGAAAATCCGGAAGGGGCTTGATCCGGCGCCCCGTCAGCCCTGGGAAGCTGCGGCCCCGTTGGTCCA contains:
- a CDS encoding HAD-IIB family hydrolase, with amino-acid sequence MSASARAKGFAAVVFTDLDGTLLDHHTYDFEPARPALEALRDAGVALVLCSSKTRPEILAVQARLGIGGPFIPENGGAVLLAGGGPLEAVFPERVGGLPARVFGAPYPELRAALEELRRRHGAGVRGFGDMDDGEVARCTGLPADQARLARERDFDEPFVWSPPPGEADVARARAWLAGHGLHLTRGGRFWHLLGPSDKGRAVRWLLEAATRLSGREPASLALGDSENDLPMLEAVCVGVLVERPGGGHLTPRPPGIRTVNGVGPAGWRRAVLAWLEDVEHGARDG
- a CDS encoding glycosyl transferase, producing MSDFFQNGVITTLQELGVRDLPRMEAELLEFTQERPLVLVLPCLYSELQGAALPGIVDHLREVPYLREIVVSLGSAGPAEFAHAREYFSRLPQKVRILWNDGPRISELKNRLGELGLYLGEPGKGLAAWLAYGYALGDESARAIALHDCDILTYDRILLARLAYPIVAPTLDYMFCKGYYTRVTDRLHGRATRIFVTPLVRALQKMLGHTPFLLYLDSFRYPLAGEFCMDADLARTNRIPSNWGLEVGTLAEVFRNYSTRRVCQVDLGIDYEHKHQEAGFDAPKPAGLLRMTREIASTLFQALASEGVILSSAFFRSLRAAYLRCAQDAIGQYSDVSALNGLVYDRHAEDTLAEGFGRALERAGEDFLENPLGAPSIPNWNRVEAAMPKVYRRLRDAVEADCRDGG